A window of Acropora muricata isolate sample 2 chromosome 3, ASM3666990v1, whole genome shotgun sequence contains these coding sequences:
- the LOC136910557 gene encoding transmembrane protein 134-like isoform X2, producing MASMPQHGVNNEILVSESDDEDGDNVSDIATRTRPSYKKNTKSPVPRPVEPRVFVQNEQEAFSRSGEFQRSSSSFHDGENSEPRRKPEYFGTNSLEFESQEDVTSRWKRETLFWLRHPRIRENWKTVTAAFLLFVAGIAFLLAGIVLAATADDGMKSIIFFVCAVICILPGGYHIIYIYRATKGQRGYNFESIPSFQ from the exons ATGGCTTCCATGCCACAGCACGGTGTAAACAATGAAATCTTGGTTTCTGAATCAGATGACGAAGACGGCGATAACGTTTCTGATATAGCAACACGTACAAGACCAAGttacaagaaaaacacaaaatcgCCAGTTCCTCGACCGGTTGAGCCGAGGGTTTTTGTTCAGAATGAACAAGAAGCTTTTTCGAGGAGCGGGGAA TTTCAAAGATCTTCCAGTTCATTTCATGATGGAGAAAATTCCGAACCAAGAAGAAAACCTGAATATTTTGG AACAAACTCATTGGAATTTGAGTCTCAAGAAGATGTTACTAGTCGCTGGAAAAGAGAGACACTTTT CTGGCTTAGGCATCCCAGAATAAGAGAAAATTGGAAAACTGTAACAGCAGCATTTTTGTTATTTGTGGCTGGAATAG CTTTTCTTTTAGCTGGGATTGTCCTTGCAGCTACAGCTGATGATG GAATGAAGAGTATcatattttttgtttgtgctGTCATTTGCATTCTCCCTGGTG gaTATCACATTATTTACATATATAGAGCTACCAAGGGACAAAGAGGATATAATTTTGAGAGTATACCTTCCTTTCAATGA
- the LOC136910556 gene encoding protein CUSTOS-like, which yields MASSSESSDESLEKFAGIAEIVDSETMGASRLSENVPGNCGINSKTSLRYWRESDAFSESQLISPEFRHHVAKKLSKFLDSNLICSQIDEHSQNGSPNNLCESSGIKLLLTSRKRLSGNFIEEVSCPTVKQKNKKLNSSSSGSDTGEEELSRFAEAAVSGHFIMQNSSCQSKEEEESKNIVKTNVEAKKQKKERKKELSDGDEVQTKKKHKKLKKEKHKT from the exons ATGGCCTCTTCCAGTGAAAGCTCTGACGAATCTTTAGAAAAATTCGCTGGCATTGCTGAGATCGTCGATTCTG AGACAATGGGAGCCTCTAGACTTAGTGAAAATGTTCCAGGAAACTGTGGAATAAATTCAAAGACAAGTTTGAG ATATTGGCGTGAGAGCGATGCTTTCTCAGAGTCACAGCTTATTTCTCCAGAATTTAGGCACCATGTGGCAAAGaagctttcaaaatttcttgATAGCAACTTAATTTG CTCTCAAATTGATGAACATTCACAAAATGGCTCTCCTAACAATCTATGTGAATCCTCAGGAATCAAGCTTCTTTTAACATCCAGGAAAAGATTATCTGGAAACTTTATTGAGGAGGTTTCTTGTCCTACTGTTAAgcaaaagaacaagaaattAAACTCTAGCAGCAGTGGAAG TGATACGGGTGAAGAAGAGCTTAGTCGTTTTGCTGAGGCAGCTGTTTCAGGCCATTTCATCATGCAGAACT CTTCTTGTCAAAGTAAAGAGGAAGAGGAAagcaaaaatattgttaaaaccAATGtggaagcaaaaaaacaaaagaaggaaagaaagaaggaaCTTTCTGATGGTGATGAGGTGCAAacgaaaaagaaacacaagaagttaaagaaagaaaaacacaaaaccTAA
- the LOC136910557 gene encoding transmembrane protein 134-like isoform X1, with the protein MASMPQHGVNNEILVSESDDEDGDNVSDIATRTRPSYKKNTKSPVPRPVEPRVFVQNEQEAFSRSGEVSEERDLGYGDIWSGKKFQRSSSSFHDGENSEPRRKPEYFGTNSLEFESQEDVTSRWKRETLFWLRHPRIRENWKTVTAAFLLFVAGIAFLLAGIVLAATADDGMKSIIFFVCAVICILPGGYHIIYIYRATKGQRGYNFESIPSFQ; encoded by the exons ATGGCTTCCATGCCACAGCACGGTGTAAACAATGAAATCTTGGTTTCTGAATCAGATGACGAAGACGGCGATAACGTTTCTGATATAGCAACACGTACAAGACCAAGttacaagaaaaacacaaaatcgCCAGTTCCTCGACCGGTTGAGCCGAGGGTTTTTGTTCAGAATGAACAAGAAGCTTTTTCGAGGAGCGGGGAAGTAAGTGAAGAGAGAGATCTAGGATACGGAGATATATGGTCTGGAAAAAAG TTTCAAAGATCTTCCAGTTCATTTCATGATGGAGAAAATTCCGAACCAAGAAGAAAACCTGAATATTTTGG AACAAACTCATTGGAATTTGAGTCTCAAGAAGATGTTACTAGTCGCTGGAAAAGAGAGACACTTTT CTGGCTTAGGCATCCCAGAATAAGAGAAAATTGGAAAACTGTAACAGCAGCATTTTTGTTATTTGTGGCTGGAATAG CTTTTCTTTTAGCTGGGATTGTCCTTGCAGCTACAGCTGATGATG GAATGAAGAGTATcatattttttgtttgtgctGTCATTTGCATTCTCCCTGGTG gaTATCACATTATTTACATATATAGAGCTACCAAGGGACAAAGAGGATATAATTTTGAGAGTATACCTTCCTTTCAATGA
- the LOC136910554 gene encoding uncharacterized protein — protein sequence MADSSELRAMNIHNDECKYCILCNGEPKYGDKYFVRTDVKSIVTDHLKKIPTHLQHLFDFLPSKSSSYSLKKPFCCRCCKKLLEKRQRTADNLETVENEIRRTGGSASRRLSFNEIASSQQQQSGILGTANFASSPLHFPSSRTVRFGCELSPIAYPSLTTTCTSSSLSFSGTDVVQPDKTALLTQELGVKVIVTWPSQTRQRKLKTDLEPLGKSLLHGTWKDIARAAFRVKELRAEMLKLFLKEVAKECTGIVSRKKPSLLRKTSAADMKELSFQKACFELKEHSPLFYSVLMTAAIPSGGRKGNAEVEKWLSSVAVAGSVLLKQRCQNMNAVQLMITTLIKYTGFHVSGYRLLSTNLMANCNFTLTTFPIWKWATTQKQLCFFCQMSTCLLRSAKEKM from the exons ATGGCGGACTCGAGTGAGTTGAGAGCTATGAATATTCATAATGATGAATGCAAGTATTGTATTCTCTGTAATGGAGAACCAAAATATGGAGACAAATATTTCGTGAGAACGGATGTGAAATCAATTGTCACCGATCATCTCAAAAAAATTCCGACACATCTTCAACATTTATTCGACTTTCTACCGTCGAAGTCGAGTTCTTATTCTCTGAAGAAGCCGTTTTGTTGTCGCTGCTGCaaaaaactccttgaaaagCGACAGAGGACGGCCGATAACCTGGAGACTGTGGAAAATGAAATCCGTAGAACCGGCGGTAGTGCATCGCGAAGACTTTCTTTCAATGAGATTGCCTCTTCCCAGCAACAACAGTCGGGAATATTAGGAACAGCGAACTTTGCGAGTAGTCCTTTGCATTTCCCTTCCTCAAGGACAGTTAGATTTGGTTGCGAGCTGTCTCCTATTGCCTATCCTTCTTTGACTACCACTTGTACTTCTTCGAGCTTGAGCTTTTCTGGAACTGATGTGGTCCAGCCAGACAAAACAGCACTGCTGACACAGGAACTTGGCGTGAAG GTTATAGTTACATGGCCATCCCAGACAAGGCAACGAAAGCTCAAGACAGACCTTGAACCATTGGGTAAATCCCTCCTGCATGGCACATGGAAGGATATAGCAAGAGCAGCTTTTAGGGTCAAAGAATTACGGGCAGAAATGCTCAAGCTTTTCTTAAAGGAAGTTGCTAAGGAATGCACTGGCATTGTCTCACGTAAGAAGCCTTCCCTTCTAAGGAAGACATCAGCAGCAGACATGAAAGAGCTGTCTTTCCAAAAAGCATGCTTTGAATTGAAAGAACATTCCCCTTTATTCTACTCTGTGCTGATGACGGCTGCTATTCCCTCTGGGGGAAGGAAAGGAAATGCTGAGGTAGAAAAGTGGCTATCCAGTGTTGCAGTTGCTGGTTCAGTTTTGTTAAAACAACGGTGTCAAAATATGAATGCTGTGCAGTTGATGATAACAACTCTCATCAAATATACAGGCTTTCATGTAAGTGGTTATAGATTATTAAGCACCAACCTTATGGCAAACTGCAACTTCACGTTGACAACGTTTCCCATATGGAAATGGGCAACTACACAAAAGCAATTATGCTTTTTCTGCCaaatgtcaacgtgtttattgAGATCAGCTAAGGAGAAAATGTGA
- the LOC136910553 gene encoding proline-rich transmembrane protein 4-like, with protein sequence MKNSTPFSEPEAVPEAFPETASNFIPSEEPTSEVTFEPLPHWDQAIETWQWAWHLHWAGLGALFCLLAVYALWSLIDLAGRKHRRKPLLAIVISFLLLLFASTRAAFFFINPYESKQCFLPVQCPVILTRTLFGIAYPCITASFFLVHLAFLQLSKLTLYPQKLQSVKFVACVIATHFSLSLITEVMISLYAGWRAFTIACETFFLVLSLILSLSFIYSGRAILKSVHKSRSSVRKFSDLTKKQAPPPNVAKLVKITYITVVLGLISVVLQLYSIMVVRNMYSKKGTSVPKPWPWLIFESAFRLVELGLGCTMAYVNPRQVSGSRRRSWSSTIRRQWKLSGAGSIYGQNQSSPDNSASLNNSVSLNFPSSNQNKTADMGFVNEGGSFDLTDQETKQITAL encoded by the coding sequence ATGAAGAACTCGACCCCCTTTAGTGAACCTGAGGCCGTCCCTGAAGCCTTCCCCGAGACAGCATCGAACTTCATTCCGAGCGAGGAACCAACGAGTGAAGTTACCTTCGAGCCACTGCCACACTGGGACCAAGCTATTGAGACCTGGCAATGGGCCTGGCACCTACACTGGGCGGGGCTGGGTGCTTTGTTTTGCCTGCTGGCGGTTTATGCACTGTGGTCGCTTATTGACTTGGCAGGTAGAAAACACAGACGTAAGCCCCTCTTGGCAATAGTGATCAGTTTTCTTCTTCTACTATTTGCTTCTACACGAGCAGCATTCTTTTTCATCAACCCATATGAATCTAAACAGTGTTTCTTGCCAGTTCAATGCCCAGTGATATTAACTAGGACCTTGTTCGGTATCGCCTATCCGTGCATCACAGCATCGTTTTTCCTGGTACACCTGGCGTTTCTTCAGTTATCAAAGCTAACACTATATCCTCAAAAACTACAGAGCGTCAAATTTGTGGCTTGTGTGATTGCCACTCATTTTTCGTTGTCTTTGATAACTGAAGTAATGATATCGCTATATGCTGGTTGGAGAGCTTTTACAATAGCTTGCGAGACGTTTTTCCTCGTCCTAAGCTTAATACTGTCACTGAGTTTCATTTACAGTGGACGCGCGATTCTCAAGTCAGTGCATAAATCTCGCTCATCGGTACGGAAGTTCAGTGACCTAACTAAGAAACAAGCACCTCCCCCGAACGTAGCTAAGCTGGTCAAGATTACCTATATAACCGTAGTTTTGGGCTTGATTAGCGTTGTACTTCAGCTCTACTCGATTATGGTTGTGCGCAATATGTACTCCAAAAAAGGGACCTCGGTCCCTAAGCCATGGCCTTGGTTGATTTTTGAATCAGCGTTTCGACTTGTTGAGCTTGGTCTCGGCTGCACAATGGCGTACGTCAATCCGCGCCAAGTCAGTGGAAGCCGGAGAAGGTCGTGGAGCAGTACAATTCGAAGACAATGGAAGCTATCGGGGGCAGGCTCTATTTACGGGCAGAATCAAAGCAGCCCAGATAACAGTGCGTCACTGAACAACAGTGTCTCActaaattttccttcatcaaaCCAAAATAAGACAGCTGACATGGGGTTTGTGAACGAAGGAGGGAGTTTTGATCTCACAGATCAAGAAACAAAGCAAATAACGGCACTTTGA